From a region of the Agrobacterium larrymoorei genome:
- a CDS encoding carbohydrate ABC transporter permease, whose amino-acid sequence MATQNTRNLARVMMAPSVFLLLIWMIVPLAMTLWFSFQNYNLLNPANVSFAGLFNYKFFYTDPAFFQSIWNTLVIVGGVLLITIIGGTAIALLLDQPIFGQGIVRILVISPFFVMPPVAALIWKNMIMHPGYGVLADLNRFFGFQPIDWFSTFPLLSIVIIVAWQWLPFATLIILTALQSLDGEQKEAAEMDGANFFNRFIYLTLPHLARAITVVILIQTIFLLGVYAEILVTTNGGPGYASTNLPFLIYRTALLGYDVGGASAGGIIAIVLANIVAIFLMRAVGKNLDR is encoded by the coding sequence ATGATCGTGCCGTTGGCGATGACGCTGTGGTTCTCCTTCCAGAACTACAATCTTCTGAACCCGGCCAATGTCAGCTTTGCTGGCCTGTTCAACTACAAATTCTTCTACACCGATCCGGCCTTTTTCCAGTCCATCTGGAATACGCTCGTCATCGTCGGCGGTGTTTTGCTCATCACCATCATCGGCGGCACCGCCATTGCGCTTCTCTTGGACCAGCCGATCTTCGGTCAGGGCATCGTGCGCATTCTGGTGATCTCGCCTTTCTTCGTCATGCCACCAGTCGCTGCGTTGATCTGGAAGAACATGATCATGCACCCCGGATACGGCGTGCTTGCGGACCTGAACAGGTTCTTCGGTTTTCAACCCATCGACTGGTTCTCGACGTTTCCGCTTCTGTCCATCGTCATCATCGTGGCGTGGCAGTGGCTGCCCTTTGCAACGCTGATCATTCTGACCGCCCTTCAGTCTCTGGACGGAGAGCAGAAGGAAGCAGCGGAGATGGATGGCGCGAATTTCTTCAACCGCTTCATCTATCTGACGCTGCCGCACCTTGCGCGGGCGATCACGGTCGTCATTCTCATCCAGACCATCTTCCTTCTGGGTGTCTATGCGGAAATTCTCGTCACGACGAATGGCGGACCGGGCTATGCCTCGACCAACCTGCCGTTCCTGATCTACCGCACCGCGCTTCTTGGCTATGACGTGGGTGGCGCATCGGCTGGCGGCATCATCGCCATCGTACTCGCCAACATCGTCGCCATCTTCCTGATGCGCGCCGTCGGCAAGAACCTCGATCGCTAA
- a CDS encoding carbohydrate ABC transporter permease, whose protein sequence is MARKVSTRSKIGFSIAAWVVALILFFPILYAFLTSIKTEPEAIAGFSLWPSGTLENYITVNTQRDYFKPFMNSVVLSVGSTILALIIAIPAAWAMAFSPTKRTKDILMWMLSTKMMPAVAVLVPIYLMFRNAGLLDTRIGLIIMLTMINLPIVVWMLYTYFREIPGEILEAARMDGASLWNEIIYVLTPMAVPGIASTLLLNIILAWNESFWTIRLTTTNAAPLTAFIASFSSPQGLFWAKLSAASMMAIAPILVLGWFSQKQLVRGLTFGAVK, encoded by the coding sequence ATGGCTCGTAAAGTCTCTACCCGCTCAAAGATCGGCTTTTCCATCGCCGCATGGGTGGTTGCGCTCATCCTTTTCTTCCCGATCCTCTATGCCTTCCTCACCTCCATCAAGACGGAGCCGGAAGCCATTGCGGGCTTCAGCCTCTGGCCATCGGGCACGCTGGAAAACTACATCACGGTCAATACGCAGCGCGATTACTTCAAGCCCTTCATGAACTCGGTGGTCCTTTCGGTCGGCTCCACGATCCTGGCACTCATAATCGCAATTCCGGCAGCCTGGGCCATGGCGTTTTCGCCGACCAAGCGCACCAAGGACATTCTGATGTGGATGCTTTCCACCAAGATGATGCCTGCAGTTGCCGTGCTGGTGCCCATCTATCTGATGTTCCGCAATGCAGGGCTGCTCGATACGCGCATCGGCCTTATCATCATGCTGACCATGATCAACCTGCCGATCGTGGTGTGGATGCTCTACACGTATTTTCGTGAAATTCCGGGTGAAATTCTGGAAGCGGCCCGCATGGACGGGGCGTCGCTATGGAACGAGATCATTTACGTTCTGACGCCGATGGCTGTTCCCGGCATAGCGTCCACGCTTCTTCTCAACATCATTCTGGCATGGAACGAATCCTTCTGGACCATTCGTCTCACCACCACCAATGCAGCACCGCTGACGGCCTTCATCGCCTCCTTCTCGTCGCCGCAGGGCCTGTTCTGGGCAAAGCTTTCCGCAGCCTCGATGATGGCGATTGCTCCGATCCTCGTGCTTGGCTGGTTCAGTCAGAAACAACTCGTTCGCGGCCTGACCTTTGGCGCGGTGAAATAA
- a CDS encoding ABC transporter ATP-binding protein, with protein sequence MGSISLKNVSKVFGDAKVIPSINLDIEDGEFVVFVGPSGCGKSTLLRLIAGLEDVSGGQIVIDGKDVTERAPAERGLAMVFQSYALYPHMSVRNNIGFPLKMAKMEKSAIDKKVNDAAAILNLTDYLDRRPSQLSGGQRQRVAIGRAIVREPSAFLFDEPLSNLDAALRGTMRLEISDLHNQLKTTMIYVTHDQVEAMTMADKIVVLNRGNIEQVGSPLDLYRNPANLFVAGFIGSPRMNFVKGAYAFGKHADTVGVRPEHLVLSKESGLWKGKVSVAEHLGSDTFLHIDVEEIGMITARAGGEFACQHGDTVYITPDESKVHKFDNKGLAI encoded by the coding sequence ATGGGCAGCATTTCGCTTAAAAACGTTTCCAAGGTTTTCGGTGACGCCAAGGTCATTCCCTCCATCAATCTCGATATCGAGGATGGCGAGTTCGTCGTCTTCGTCGGCCCGTCGGGCTGCGGCAAGTCCACGCTGCTGCGCCTCATTGCAGGTCTCGAAGATGTCAGCGGCGGCCAGATCGTCATCGATGGCAAGGACGTGACCGAAAGAGCACCCGCCGAACGCGGACTTGCCATGGTGTTCCAGTCCTATGCGCTTTATCCGCATATGAGCGTGCGCAACAATATCGGCTTTCCACTGAAGATGGCAAAGATGGAGAAATCCGCCATCGACAAGAAGGTCAATGATGCTGCGGCCATCCTCAATCTGACGGATTATCTGGACCGCCGCCCGTCGCAGCTTTCCGGCGGCCAGCGCCAGCGCGTTGCCATCGGTCGCGCCATCGTGCGCGAACCCTCCGCCTTCCTGTTCGATGAGCCTTTGTCGAACCTCGATGCTGCCCTTCGCGGTACGATGCGACTTGAGATCAGCGATCTTCACAATCAGCTCAAGACCACCATGATCTACGTGACCCACGATCAGGTGGAGGCCATGACCATGGCCGACAAGATCGTAGTGCTGAACCGAGGCAATATCGAGCAGGTCGGCTCCCCGCTCGATCTTTATCGCAACCCGGCCAATCTCTTCGTTGCAGGCTTCATCGGTTCGCCGCGCATGAATTTCGTCAAGGGTGCTTATGCTTTCGGCAAACATGCCGATACGGTGGGCGTGCGCCCGGAACATCTAGTGCTTTCCAAGGAAAGCGGGCTGTGGAAGGGCAAGGTATCGGTTGCGGAACATCTCGGCTCCGACACCTTCCTGCATATCGATGTCGAGGAAATCGGCATGATCACCGCGCGTGCGGGTGGCGAGTTCGCCTGTCAGCACGGCGACACCGTCTACATCACACCGGATGAGAGCAAGGTCCACAAGTTCGACAATAAGGGCCTCGCCATCTGA
- a CDS encoding mannitol dehydrogenase family protein: MTCKLSLATLAQAKATAAVPSYSRDDLSAGIVHFGVGNFHRAHQAIYLDDLFNTGADHDWAIIGAGVLPSDAVMREKLADQDFLTTVVEQDNNRTGARVTGPMIDILPVGDTKAIIDALSDPKIRIVSMTITEGGYFIDASGSFNPQHPAIAEDGKNPASPKTVFGLIVAGLRARRDKGLQPFTVMSCDNIPHNGKVTKNAVVGLAALSDPAFANWIGENVSFPNSMVDRITPATGDREKSIARDDFGIEDNWPVFCEEFKQWVMEDKFPAGRPALEKVGVQFVPDVAPYEHMKIRILNGGHAAIAYPAALLDIHFVHEAMEHPLIRTFLAKLEKEEIIPIIPPVPDTNLNEYFDLIERRFLNPKIGDTIPRLAQDGSNRQPKFILPSTADRLAKGDDIVGLSLVSALWCRYFYGTSDSGKEIVFNDASAERLQAAAIKAKDDPMAFLALSDIFGEVANSDLFRKRFAHALKTLWSQGTANTLQLYLDNKLIES, translated from the coding sequence ATGACGTGCAAACTATCCCTTGCAACGCTGGCTCAAGCCAAGGCGACGGCAGCAGTTCCGTCCTATTCGCGGGACGATCTGTCCGCTGGCATCGTCCATTTCGGCGTCGGCAACTTTCACCGCGCGCATCAGGCGATCTATCTCGATGATCTCTTCAACACCGGGGCGGATCATGACTGGGCCATCATCGGTGCGGGCGTCCTGCCTTCGGACGCCGTGATGCGTGAAAAACTTGCCGATCAGGATTTTCTGACGACGGTGGTGGAGCAGGACAATAATCGTACCGGCGCTCGCGTGACCGGCCCGATGATCGATATTCTGCCGGTTGGCGATACCAAGGCCATCATCGACGCCCTGTCCGATCCAAAAATCCGCATCGTCTCGATGACGATCACGGAGGGCGGATATTTCATCGATGCATCCGGCTCGTTCAACCCGCAGCATCCTGCCATTGCCGAGGATGGCAAAAATCCGGCGTCACCGAAAACGGTTTTCGGCCTGATCGTCGCGGGTTTGCGCGCCCGCCGCGACAAGGGCTTGCAGCCCTTCACGGTCATGTCCTGCGATAATATTCCGCATAATGGCAAGGTCACCAAAAACGCGGTAGTTGGTCTCGCGGCGCTCTCCGATCCGGCTTTCGCCAACTGGATTGGTGAGAACGTGTCCTTCCCCAATTCCATGGTGGACCGGATTACGCCCGCAACGGGTGATCGTGAAAAAAGCATCGCACGCGATGATTTCGGCATCGAGGACAATTGGCCGGTCTTCTGCGAAGAGTTCAAGCAGTGGGTGATGGAGGATAAGTTCCCCGCTGGTCGCCCGGCGCTGGAAAAGGTCGGCGTGCAGTTCGTGCCAGATGTTGCGCCTTATGAGCATATGAAAATCCGCATCCTGAACGGTGGCCATGCGGCGATTGCCTATCCGGCAGCGCTGCTCGATATCCATTTCGTGCATGAGGCGATGGAGCATCCGCTGATCCGCACCTTCCTTGCGAAGCTGGAGAAGGAAGAGATCATCCCGATCATTCCGCCTGTGCCGGATACCAATCTCAACGAATATTTCGACCTGATCGAGCGCCGCTTCCTAAACCCCAAGATCGGCGACACCATTCCGCGTCTGGCGCAGGATGGCTCGAACCGCCAGCCGAAATTCATCCTGCCATCGACGGCGGATCGTCTGGCGAAGGGCGATGATATCGTTGGCCTCTCGCTAGTATCGGCCCTGTGGTGCCGCTATTTCTACGGCACGTCGGACAGCGGGAAGGAGATCGTTTTCAACGATGCCAGTGCCGAGCGCTTGCAGGCCGCGGCGATCAAGGCGAAGGACGATCCGATGGCGTTTCTGGCCTTGTCCGATATATTCGGCGAGGTTGCGAATTCCGACCTCTTCCGCAAGCGCTTCGCCCATGCTCTAAAGACGCTGTGGAGCCAAGGCACCGCTAATACGCTGCAACTCTATCTGGATAATAAACTCATCGAAAGCTGA
- a CDS encoding HAD family hydrolase, with the protein MPSETGPLLIFDCDGVLVDSEPVSVAVLIDMLAHQGVEMTEEEAYQRFLGRSIASMTATLWEEYGIETDIDFLDHMRSALFERFRLELKAIEGMAETLDRLEMPRCVASSSQPERIRYSLGLTGLLEKFEPHIFSATMVKNGKPAPDLFLHAASRMGVEPANCIVIEDSPAGILAAKAAGMCVFAFTGGSHARFPAFREQIAALEPDLVFDAMPDLVQLVGNRKGRDGFGLEAG; encoded by the coding sequence ATGCCAAGCGAAACCGGCCCCCTGCTGATCTTCGACTGCGACGGTGTTCTCGTCGATAGCGAGCCGGTTTCAGTCGCCGTCCTCATCGATATGCTCGCCCATCAGGGCGTGGAAATGACCGAGGAGGAAGCCTATCAGCGCTTCCTTGGCCGCAGTATCGCCAGCATGACGGCAACGCTTTGGGAGGAATACGGTATCGAAACCGATATCGATTTTCTCGATCATATGCGCAGCGCCCTGTTCGAGCGGTTTCGGCTGGAACTGAAGGCAATCGAAGGCATGGCGGAAACGCTGGATCGTCTCGAAATGCCGCGTTGCGTCGCGTCCTCAAGTCAGCCGGAGCGCATTCGTTATTCGCTGGGACTGACCGGGCTGCTGGAAAAGTTCGAGCCGCATATTTTCAGCGCGACCATGGTCAAGAACGGCAAGCCCGCGCCCGATCTGTTCCTCCATGCGGCAAGCCGGATGGGTGTAGAACCCGCCAATTGCATCGTCATCGAAGACAGCCCGGCGGGCATTCTGGCGGCAAAAGCTGCCGGTATGTGCGTTTTCGCTTTTACAGGGGGCTCTCACGCACGCTTTCCCGCATTTCGAGAGCAGATTGCCGCTCTGGAGCCCGATCTGGTGTTTGACGCCATGCCGGATTTGGTCCAACTTGTCGGCAACCGAAAAGGCCGCGATGGCTTTGGGTTAGAGGCGGGCTAA
- a CDS encoding FGGY-family carbohydrate kinase: MRQYLVAVDVGTGSARAGVFDRNGIMLSRTTHPIIMHRPRENHAEHDSEDIWNAVCLSVRGALAQAAIPAQSVAAIGFDATCSLVARGKSGEQVSVSTSGEDRFDTIVWLDHRGIAEADFLTASGHPVLDFAGGSISPEMQMPKLMWLKKHLPQSWARSGHFFDLADFLTWKATGSTARSNCTLTAKWNFLAHEQQGWRRDYLELAGISDLLQQGSLPDVTVEPGKAIAPLSEKAAQELGLDTGCQVAAGMIDAYAGALGALGGSLSADVGRNVALIAGTSSCLVVLTPQQMQGHSLWGPYWQAVLSGHWLVEGGQSATGALLDHIVRMHPAGGEPDAALHGRIVKRVQALRETEGEAFASRLHVLPDFHGNRSPLADPHARGVISGLTLDTSFDSLCALYWRTAVSIALSTRHVLEAMEGFGYETSTLHVAGGHIHNPLLMELYADVTGRRVVVPRTSDAVLLGTAMNAASAGHVHKSLVEAGTAMYPGFEELAPNVERAKIYERDYKRFLAMYQHREELDQI; the protein is encoded by the coding sequence ATGCGTCAATATCTCGTTGCGGTCGATGTCGGAACAGGCAGCGCGCGTGCTGGCGTGTTCGACCGTAACGGCATTATGCTTTCCCGCACGACGCATCCCATCATCATGCACCGGCCCAGAGAAAATCATGCCGAACATGATTCCGAGGATATCTGGAACGCGGTGTGCCTCTCCGTGCGCGGAGCCTTGGCGCAGGCTGCAATCCCGGCGCAAAGCGTGGCTGCCATCGGCTTCGATGCGACATGTTCGTTGGTGGCTCGAGGAAAATCCGGTGAGCAGGTCTCGGTATCGACCAGCGGGGAAGATCGGTTCGATACGATTGTCTGGCTGGATCATCGCGGCATTGCGGAGGCCGATTTCCTGACGGCATCCGGGCATCCTGTTCTGGATTTCGCAGGCGGATCGATTTCACCGGAAATGCAGATGCCGAAGCTGATGTGGCTGAAGAAGCATCTGCCGCAAAGCTGGGCGAGATCGGGCCATTTCTTCGATCTGGCGGATTTCCTCACTTGGAAGGCGACCGGCAGCACGGCGCGTTCCAACTGCACACTCACGGCTAAATGGAATTTTCTGGCGCATGAACAGCAGGGCTGGCGACGGGATTATCTTGAACTGGCCGGGATCAGCGACCTCTTGCAGCAGGGCTCGCTGCCGGATGTGACCGTCGAACCGGGCAAAGCCATCGCCCCCCTGTCTGAAAAAGCTGCGCAAGAGCTTGGGCTCGATACCGGATGTCAGGTGGCAGCTGGCATGATCGATGCCTATGCGGGCGCGCTTGGCGCACTTGGAGGAAGCCTCAGTGCCGACGTTGGGCGCAATGTGGCGCTGATTGCCGGGACCTCCAGCTGCCTCGTGGTGCTGACACCGCAGCAGATGCAGGGCCACAGCCTTTGGGGGCCGTACTGGCAGGCAGTGCTTTCCGGCCATTGGCTGGTCGAAGGCGGGCAGTCGGCCACGGGTGCGCTGCTCGACCATATCGTGCGGATGCATCCGGCGGGAGGGGAGCCCGATGCGGCCTTGCATGGCCGGATCGTCAAACGCGTACAGGCGCTGCGCGAAACGGAGGGCGAGGCCTTCGCCAGCCGGCTTCATGTTCTGCCGGATTTCCACGGCAACAGATCGCCGCTCGCCGATCCGCATGCCCGGGGTGTCATCAGCGGGCTGACGCTCGACACCTCATTCGATAGCCTCTGCGCGCTCTATTGGCGAACAGCCGTTTCCATCGCGCTCAGCACGCGGCATGTTCTGGAGGCGATGGAGGGATTTGGCTATGAAACCAGCACGCTTCATGTGGCGGGAGGCCACATTCACAATCCGTTGCTGATGGAGCTTTACGCCGATGTCACCGGCAGACGGGTCGTCGTGCCGAGAACCAGCGATGCAGTTCTGCTTGGCACGGCGATGAATGCTGCGTCAGCGGGGCATGTCCATAAAAGCCTCGTTGAAGCGGGCACGGCCATGTATCCGGGCTTTGAAGAGCTGGCACCGAACGTGGAACGCGCGAAAATTTATGAGCGCGATTACAAGCGCTTCCTCGCAATGTATCAACATCGCGAGGAACTTGACCAAATCTGA
- a CDS encoding aminotransferase, protein MPAQFNPLVADLLAPPVPSVFAWARAYGGGGRGPLIDLSQAVPGYAPHADIMHWLSQAAASTAYTGYGPIEGEAELRSVYAAHEAELYGAKLASENIHITSGCNQAFMCAAMAVAGAGDAVALTNPFYFNQDTTLEMLGIRRVLIDCDPADAFLPKVEAVEAALKSGVKALALVTPNNPTGSVYPSALLSDIFALCQRYDAWLILDETYRDFLPLENRRPHELMGVEGWESNLIMLYSFSKSFCIPGHRLGAITAGAETVTQIAKIMDNLQICAARAPQAAVAKAIPALVDWRDDNRREIAARADALRSVMTALPQWKLVSVGAYFAFVKHPFAGVSSALVAERLAKEAGVVCLPGTYFGKDQGDYLRFAFANADAQTIAKLQERLSSFTL, encoded by the coding sequence ATGCCTGCCCAATTCAATCCGCTCGTTGCGGATCTTCTTGCTCCCCCGGTGCCCTCCGTTTTTGCCTGGGCGCGTGCTTATGGAGGAGGAGGGCGCGGGCCTCTGATCGATCTTTCGCAGGCTGTCCCCGGCTATGCTCCGCATGCGGATATTATGCACTGGCTCTCTCAAGCCGCAGCCTCGACCGCCTATACGGGCTACGGCCCGATAGAAGGCGAGGCGGAGCTGCGTTCGGTTTATGCAGCACATGAGGCCGAACTTTACGGCGCAAAGTTGGCGTCTGAGAACATCCACATCACATCCGGCTGTAACCAGGCCTTCATGTGCGCCGCGATGGCCGTAGCAGGTGCGGGGGACGCGGTGGCGCTGACCAACCCGTTCTATTTCAATCAGGACACGACGCTCGAAATGCTGGGCATACGCCGCGTTCTGATCGACTGCGACCCTGCCGATGCCTTTCTTCCGAAGGTGGAAGCGGTGGAAGCTGCGCTGAAGAGCGGGGTCAAGGCTCTCGCTCTCGTCACGCCAAATAATCCGACAGGTTCCGTCTATCCGTCGGCCCTGCTCTCCGACATTTTCGCGCTGTGCCAGCGCTATGATGCATGGCTGATACTGGACGAGACCTACCGGGATTTTCTTCCGCTGGAAAACCGCCGTCCGCACGAATTGATGGGTGTGGAGGGCTGGGAGAGCAATCTCATCATGCTCTACAGCTTCTCGAAGTCCTTCTGCATTCCGGGCCATCGTCTGGGCGCGATCACGGCGGGCGCGGAAACCGTCACCCAGATCGCCAAGATCATGGACAATCTCCAGATTTGCGCAGCGCGTGCGCCGCAGGCGGCTGTTGCCAAGGCCATTCCGGCTCTCGTGGACTGGAGAGATGATAACCGGCGCGAGATTGCCGCGCGGGCCGATGCCCTGCGCAGCGTCATGACCGCGTTGCCGCAATGGAAGCTCGTTTCCGTGGGCGCTTACTTCGCCTTCGTCAAGCATCCCTTTGCAGGTGTGTCTTCCGCGCTCGTTGCGGAGCGGCTGGCAAAGGAAGCAGGCGTCGTCTGCCTGCCGGGAACTTATTTCGGCAAAGATCAGGGCGATTATCTACGTTTTGCTTTCGCCAACGCGGATGCACAGACAATCGCCAAACTTCAGGAGCGGCTCTCCAGCTTCACGCTTTAG
- a CDS encoding AGE family epimerase/isomerase yields the protein MADQPMSPTRQLTEEIAGLRRWLDDAALPLWWDVGAAKPDGGFHERVGQDANPVLGDNRRSRVQPRQAYCYAAAGQKGWQGNWRKAVDHGLSWFDKTYRLENGLYGNLADASGKLIDPSFDLYNQAFALFAAAQTAAVFPERKNDMRERALHILSVLRNAYRHPVQGFEEANPPREPLCSNPHMHLFEAMLAWETVDPEGPWRELADEIADLALTKFIDGSNGGLREFFDHDWNPAPGEKGRIMEPGHQFEWAWLLVRWGLLRNSFDAISKAKRLFQIGETHGICPRRKVAVMSLLDDFSMHDPLARLWPQTEWLKASIRLATATEGEERYTYLSSALNAIRALQPFLDTPIRGLWFDKWPADAPMIDEPSPASTFYHIVCAIYEAEDALKAMTKPAL from the coding sequence ATGGCAGATCAACCCATGAGCCCGACACGACAACTGACGGAAGAAATTGCTGGTTTGCGTCGATGGCTCGATGACGCTGCGTTGCCCCTGTGGTGGGATGTTGGCGCTGCAAAGCCGGATGGTGGCTTCCATGAGCGCGTGGGCCAGGATGCAAATCCTGTGCTGGGAGACAACCGCCGCTCGCGCGTCCAGCCTCGTCAGGCCTATTGCTATGCCGCAGCGGGCCAGAAAGGCTGGCAGGGCAACTGGCGTAAAGCCGTCGACCACGGTCTAAGCTGGTTCGACAAGACATATCGTCTTGAAAACGGTCTCTATGGCAATCTCGCAGATGCCTCCGGCAAGCTGATCGACCCGTCCTTCGATCTGTACAATCAGGCATTCGCCCTTTTTGCCGCAGCACAGACCGCTGCCGTCTTTCCCGAACGGAAGAACGACATGCGTGAGCGCGCGCTGCACATTCTTTCCGTTCTCCGGAATGCCTACAGGCATCCTGTGCAGGGTTTCGAGGAAGCCAATCCACCTCGCGAGCCGCTTTGCTCCAACCCGCACATGCATCTTTTCGAAGCGATGCTTGCCTGGGAGACCGTCGATCCCGAAGGGCCATGGAGAGAATTAGCCGACGAAATCGCAGATCTTGCGCTGACCAAATTCATTGATGGAAGCAATGGCGGCCTGCGCGAATTCTTCGACCATGACTGGAACCCGGCACCCGGCGAAAAAGGCCGGATCATGGAGCCCGGTCACCAGTTCGAATGGGCCTGGCTTCTCGTTCGCTGGGGCTTGCTGCGCAACAGTTTCGACGCGATCTCGAAAGCGAAGCGGCTTTTCCAAATCGGCGAAACGCACGGCATATGCCCGCGCCGCAAGGTGGCGGTGATGAGCCTGCTGGATGATTTCAGCATGCATGACCCGTTGGCCCGCCTGTGGCCCCAGACGGAATGGCTGAAAGCCTCGATCCGGCTTGCCACAGCGACGGAGGGTGAGGAGCGTTACACCTATCTCTCTTCCGCGCTGAACGCCATTCGCGCGCTTCAGCCTTTCCTCGACACGCCGATCAGAGGCCTGTGGTTCGACAAATGGCCTGCGGATGCGCCGATGATCGATGAACCGTCACCCGCCAGTACCTTCTATCACATCGTCTGCGCCATCTATGAAGCGGAAGATGCACTGAAGGCCATGACGAAGCCCGCGCTATAG
- the bcsN gene encoding cellulose biosynthesis protein BcsN gives MGGRDAAARKASAIALSCGAALALSGCNTPAGVQQSGVPKMLSPEEALIFPPPGGPEILTVINRNYSNAVQQDVILRSDAATPGQNYLKVQLYGPQRPEDETRDGLSNSSLRVSSIQREIRTAFPGVAMSTSAEYLQNSYGAFSYASGKGFGNDTCVYGWQQIRSAESMRQGFKNLGRINVTLRLCQSGVTVRDLLTVMYNYTITGSYKSDNWNPYGTAQEPDKGIGRSGSPIYPTTAGEVPMQPGAQTLVKAPPPRVVRYTAPRPVVVQPAPVAPQAATSAPATTQTQAQSSVVIPSPTLAPGAGTRPASVAAPARRVETKQVSIPSPTCVAGETNGQTCN, from the coding sequence TTGGGTGGACGTGATGCGGCGGCAAGAAAGGCCTCCGCAATTGCGCTGTCTTGCGGTGCGGCACTTGCGCTTTCAGGCTGCAACACACCGGCAGGTGTGCAGCAGTCCGGTGTGCCGAAAATGCTCTCGCCGGAAGAGGCGCTGATTTTTCCGCCGCCCGGCGGCCCGGAAATCCTGACCGTCATCAACCGCAACTATTCCAACGCCGTGCAGCAGGATGTCATTCTGCGCTCCGATGCCGCAACGCCGGGGCAGAATTATCTGAAGGTTCAGCTGTACGGGCCGCAACGTCCCGAAGATGAAACGCGCGACGGATTGTCCAACAGCAGTCTGCGTGTCTCCTCCATCCAGCGTGAAATCCGAACGGCGTTTCCGGGCGTGGCAATGTCCACCTCTGCGGAATACCTGCAAAACAGCTACGGTGCCTTCTCCTATGCCTCCGGCAAGGGTTTCGGCAACGATACCTGTGTCTATGGATGGCAGCAGATACGCTCTGCGGAAAGCATGCGCCAGGGCTTCAAGAACCTGGGCCGCATCAATGTGACGCTGCGTCTTTGCCAGTCCGGCGTCACCGTGCGCGATCTGCTGACCGTCATGTATAATTACACCATTACCGGCAGCTACAAGTCGGATAACTGGAACCCCTACGGCACCGCGCAGGAGCCGGATAAGGGCATCGGGCGTTCCGGCAGCCCAATCTACCCAACGACTGCCGGCGAAGTGCCGATGCAGCCGGGAGCGCAGACGCTGGTGAAAGCGCCGCCGCCGCGTGTCGTGCGATACACGGCGCCTCGCCCGGTTGTCGTTCAACCCGCGCCGGTCGCGCCGCAGGCGGCGACATCGGCTCCAGCAACAACTCAGACACAGGCGCAGTCGAGCGTGGTTATCCCCTCGCCAACCCTTGCGCCGGGGGCAGGTACACGCCCTGCCAGCGTGGCGGCACCTGCGCGTCGCGTCGAAACGAAACAGGTTTCCATTCCCTCCCCGACATGTGTGGCGGGAGAGACGAACGGGCAAACCTGCAATTAA